A single window of Sparus aurata chromosome 12, fSpaAur1.1, whole genome shotgun sequence DNA harbors:
- the plgrkt gene encoding plasminogen receptor (KT) isoform X2: MERQILMQNQMRERQMAMQIAWSREFVKYFGSFFTLASVGLTVGAMKRKKPSLLAPIVPLGFILAFQMDSAYGTLIYRIRGEAESIMESEHDRLDLPQGTPSFESIEKARRARSSLSSFLEK; this comes from the exons ATGGAGCGCCAGATCCTGATGCAGAAccagatgagagagagacagatggccATGCAGATCGCCTGGTCCAGAGAGTTTGTCAAATACTTTGGCAGCTTCTTTACACTGGCCTCTGTGGGACTCACAGTCGG TgccatgaaaagaaagaaaccatCCCTATTGGCCCCCATCGTGCCACTCGGCTTCATATTGGCCTTCCAGATGGACAGCGCCTACGGGACACTAATTTACCGTATAAGAG GAGAGGCTGAGAGTATCATGGAGTCTGAACATGACCGTCTGGACCTGCCTCAGGGGACTCCATCGTTCGAAAGCATAGAGAAGGCTCGGCGCGCTAGAAGCAGCCTCAGCTCCTTCTTGGAGAAATGA
- the rln1 gene encoding prorelaxin H1: MLWRVTLAVAVVCVGGMCSRVQADLMSKLILPRDYGVKLCGREFIRAVIFTCGGSRWRRSTEGDLDAFQWSSLSDVTAEDNHHSWQPEAELPDPSPLRLASSYSLADLLAVIRREQLLGDPALREASQSSSVLGERDDWPVPRKEKRNFSLGVAGKCCNQGCTKNDIGQLC, encoded by the exons ATGCTCTGGAGAGTGACCCTCGCCGTGGCTGTGGTGTGTGTTGGGGGCATGTGCAGCCGCGTGCAGGCTGACCTGATGAGCAAACTGATCCTACCGAGGGACTACGGTGTGAAACTGTGCGGTAGAGAGTTCATCAGGGCGGTCATTTTCACCTGCGGCGGCTCGCGGTGGAGGCGATCCACCGAGGGGGACCTGG ATGCCTTCCAGTGGAGTTCCCTCAGTGATGTTACAGCAGAGGACAACCACCACTCCTGGCAACCCGAGGCAGAGCTCCCAGACCCTTCTCCTCTCCGTCTCGCCTCCTCTTACTCCCTGGCAGACCTCCTCGCTGTTATCAGGCGGGAGCAGTTGCTGGGCGACCCGGCCCTGCGGGAGGCGTCTCAGTCGTCCTCGGTTTTGGGGGAGCGAGATGACTGGCCAGTACcgaggaaagagaagaggaacTTTTCGCTCGGTGTTGCGGGGAAGTGCTGCAACCAGGGCTGTACCAAAAATGATATCGGACAGTTGTGCTga
- the LOC115592324 gene encoding tyrosine-protein kinase JAK2-like — protein sequence MACIMLTDMEPPTSSPTAHHNGLLPDLDQPTELELDPKQDVKATCLTVHLYYRGKNGGGDGPNGPESTLTFPPGEYIAEELCISAAKACGIAPVYCSLFGLMRENDRIWFPPNHIFKLHQPASESLQFRIRYYFPGWHNSGSSLYAHRYGASKGMESPVMDDCVMAYQFFQWRSDFLNGSVQIPVNHEAQEECLGMAVLDMMRLAKESGQSPVSICNDTSYKAFLPRCVRSRIQEYNVLTRKRIRYRFKKFIQQFSECKATVCNLKLKYLMSLETLLPSLYSERFQVTDLSAREVTIVVMGNKGIQWSKGKDEEGAEEELQTYCDFPEVIDISIKQANKEGSMESRVVTLTRQDNKILELEFHLLSEALSFVSLVDGYYRLVADAHHYLCKEVAPPRLLECLQSYCHGPVSMEFTIGKLRRYGNHQGLYILRCSPRDYDKYFMSFVVGYETMVDYKHCQIVKTEAGQYILSGAKRSFGSLRELLHCYQKEALRTDGYTFQLTRCCPPTLKDKSNLLVCRNNQGTEVSLSPSLHKHDISQMVFHKIRKEDLIINDSLGQGTFTKIFCGVRKELGDYGEVHQMDVVIKILDKAHRNYSESFFEAASMMSQLSHKHLLLNYGVCVCGNENMMVQEYGKFGSLDTYLKKNKSCVNITWKLEVAKQLSWAMHYLEDKNLIHGNVCAKNVLLIREEDRTTGSLPFIKLSDPGISITVLPKEVLVERIPWVPPECIENPQNLSLATDKWGFGTTLWEICSGGDKPLSTLDCSKKNLFYEDRHQLPAPKWTELANLINSCMDYEPSHRPSFRAIIRDLNSLFTPDYELLVESDMVPNRTRGNGFPWAAESQEPAQFEERHLIFLKQLGKGNFGSVEMCRYDPLQDSTGEVVAVKKLQHSTAEHLRDFEREIEILKSLQHENIVKYKGVCYSAGRRNLRLIMEYLPYGSLRDYLIKHKDHFDSMKLLHYASQICKGMDYLAIKRYIHRDLATRNILVESEMRVKIGDFGLTKVLPQDKEYYTVREPGESPIFWYAPESLTESKFSVASDVWSFGVVLYELFTYSDKNCSPPAVFMDKMGNEKQGQMIVYHLIDLLKQGYRLPAPENCPKEIHRIMTECWSSEPRLRPTFKTLIHSVETVRDTMDR from the exons ATGGCCTGTATTATGCTGACAGACATGGAGCCACCCACCTCCAGTCCGACAGCACATCACAATGGCCTCCTACCCGACCTCGACCAACCCACCGAACTCGAACTCGACCCAAAGCAGGATGTAAAAGCCACCTGCCTCACTGTCCACCTTTACTACAGGGGGAAGAATGGAGGAGGGGATGGGCCCAACGGTCCAGAAAGTACTCTCACGTTTCCACCTGGGGAGTACATAGCAGAGGAACTGTGCATCAGTGCAGCGAAAGCGTGTG GGATCGCTCCAGTGTACTGCAGCTTGTTTGGTCTGATGAGGGAAAATGACCGGATATGGTTCCCTCCTAATCACATCTTTAAACTGCACCAGCCAGCAAGTGAGAGCCTGCAGTTCAGAATCAG ATACTATTTTCCTGGCTGGCATAACAGTGGCAGTTCATTGTACGCCCATCGCTATGGCGCGTCCAAGGGGATGGAGAGCCCTGTGATGGATGATTGTGTCATGGCGTACCAATTTTTTCAG TGGCGTAGTGACTTTCTTAATGGCTCGGTACAAATTCCAGTGAATCACGAAGCCCAGGAGGAGTGCCTGGGCATGGCGGTGCTCGACATGATGAGGCTCGCCAAAGAGAGCGGTCAGTCACCTGTGAGCATCTGCAACGACACCAG CTACAAGGCCTTCCTGCCAAGGTGCGTGCGAAGCCGCATCCAGGAATACAACGTCTTGACTCGGAAGAGGATCCGCTATCGCTTCAAGAAATTCATCCAGCAGTTCAGCGAGTGCAAGGCCACTGTGTGTAACCTCAAGCTCAAATACCTTATGAGCCTGGAAACGCTGCTACCATCCCTCTACTCTGAGCGCTTCCAAGTCACAGACCTCTCTGCTCGAGAGGTTACCATCGTTGTCATGGGCAACAAGGGCATCCAGTGGTCAAAAGGGAAAGACgaggagggagcagaggag GAGCTCCAGACATACTGTGACTTCCCAGAGGTGATCGACATCAGCATCAAACAGGCCAATAAGGAAGGCTCTATGGAGAGTCGCGTAGTTACACTCACAAGACAGGACAACAAGATCCTG GAGCTGGAGTTTCACTTGCTTTCAGAGGCTCTATCATTCGTCTCGTTAGTTGATGGCTATTACAGGCTGGTTGCAGACGCCCATCATTACCTGTGTAAAGAGGTGGCTCCACCAAGACTTTTGGAGTGCCTTCAGAGCTATTGCCACGGCCCTGTATC GATGGAGTTTACGATTGGTAAGCTGCGTCGCTATGGTAACCACCAAGGCCTGTACATTCTCCGCTGCAGCCCCAGGGACTACGACAAATACTTCATGTCCTTTGTGGTGGGG TATGAAACTATGGTGGACTATAAACACTGTCAGATTGTGAAGACAGAGGCAGGACAGTACATCCTGAGTGGTGCTAAGAGGAGCTTTGGCTCGCTCAGGGAACTTCTGCACTGCTACCAGAAGGAGGCGCTCCGCACTGATGGATACACATTCCAGCTGACTAGGTGCTGCCCACCCACCCTGAAAG ATAAATCCAACCTGCTGGTGTGTAGAAATAATCAAGGGACAGAAGtttcactgtctccctctctccacaaGCATGACATCAGCCAAATGGTCTTCCACAAGATCCGAAAAGAGGACCTCATCATA AACGATAGTCTGGGCCAAGGAACGTTCACCAAGATCTTCTGCGGTGTCAGGAAAGAGCTGGGTGACTACGGAGAGGTACACCAGATGGACGTGGTTATTAAGATCCTAGACAAGGCTCACCGCAACTACTCAGAG tcatTCTTCGAAGCAGCCAGTATGATGAGCCAGCTCTCCCACAAGCACCTACTCCTCAACTAtggcgtgtgtgtttgtggcaatGAGA ACATGATGGTGCAGGAATACGGTAAATTCGGCTCCCTCGACACCTAcctgaaaaagaataaaagctgTGTGAACATCACCTGGAAGCTAGAAGTGGCCAAGCAGCTATCTTGGGCTATGCACTACCTG GAGGATAAGAACCTCATTCATGGAAACGTTTGTGCCAAGAATGTTCTTCTTATCAGAGAGGAGGATCGGACGACGGGCAGCTTGCCCTTCATCAAACTCAGCGACCCGGGTATCAGCATCACTGTGCTGCCCAAGGAAG TTCTGGTAGAGCGTATCCCATGGGTGCCCCCTGAGTGCATTGAAAACCCCCAAAACCTGAGTTTAGCCACAGACAAGTGGGGCTTTGGGACCACTCTTTGGGAGATCTGCAGTGGTGGAGACAAACCGCTCAGCACCCTGGACTGCTCCAAG AAGAACTTGTTCTACGAAGACAGGCACCAGCTGCCGGCTCCTAAATGGACAGAGCTGGCCAACCTGATCAACAGCTGTATGGACTACGAGCCGTCACACCGACCCTCATTCAGAGCAATTATCAGAGATCTCAACAGCCTCTTCACACCAG ACTATGAGCTGCTGGTGGAGAGTGACATGGTGCCCAACAGGACGAGAGGCAACGGCTTCCCGTGGGCCGCCGAGAGCCAGGAGCCCGCTCAGTTTGAGGAGAGGCACCTCATCTTTCTCAAGCAGCTTGGCAAA GGAAACTTTGGCAGCGTGGAGATGTGCCGGTACGACCCGCTGCAGGACAGCACAGGGGAGGTGGTGGCTGTGAAGAAGCTGCAGCACAGCACGGCCGAGCACCTCAGAGACTTTGAGCGGGAAATCGAGATCCTGAAATCCCTTCAGCATGAAAACATCGTCAAATACAAAGGAGTATGCTATAGTGCAG GACGAAGGAACCTCCGGCTGATAATGGAGTACCTCCCCTATGGAAGCTTGAGAGATTATCTCATCAAACACAAGGACCACTTTGATTCCATGAAACTGCTGCACTATGCATCACAGATTTGTAAG GGTATGGACTACCTTGCCATCAAGCGTTACATCCACAGAGACCTGGCTACTCGAAACATTCTGGTGGAGAGTGAGATGAGGGTGAAAATCGGTGACTTTGGCCTGACGAAGGTGCTGCCGCAGGACAAAGAGTACTACACTGTGAGAGAGCCCGGGGAAAGCCCCATCTTTTG GTATGCTCCAGAGTCGCTGACAGAGAGCAAGTTCTCTGTGGCATCAGATGTTTGGAGTTTCGGTGTTGTCCTCTATGAGCTCTTCACTTACAGTGACAAGAACTGCAGCCCACCAGCG GTGTTCATGGACAAGATGGGAAATGAAAAGCAGGGCCAGATGATTGTGTACCATCTCATAGACCTGCTGAAACAGGGATACAGGCTGCCTGCTCCTGAAAATTGTCCAAAGGAG ATTCACAGGATCATGACAGAGTGCTGGAGCAGTGAACCTCGACTCCGCCCCACTTTCAAGACATTAATCCACAGCGTGGAGACTGTACGTGACACCATGGACAGATGA